One segment of Alnus glutinosa chromosome 2, dhAlnGlut1.1, whole genome shotgun sequence DNA contains the following:
- the LOC133861887 gene encoding MYB-like transcription factor ODO1, with product MGRQPCCDKLGVKKGPWTVEEDKKLVNFILTHGQCCWRAVPKLAGLRRCGKSCRLRWTNYLRPDLKRGLLTEAEEQLVIDLHARLGNRWSKIAARLPGRTDNEIKNHWNTHIKKKLIKMGIDPLTHEPLLKEATTPQHDLEVNHEDESQKAVCSSHVSSSVPTENSSTTDESRSSSDPGDDDPLMSYIWSETIFLDDSFWNSPATSGSGSCYSNLGLPSPEDNSEWLLDYRKDFGDEDFGVGSFSDMDMIMNSVDIGSTL from the exons ATGGGGAGGCAACCTTGTTGTGACAAGCTTGGAGTGAAGAAAGGGCCATGGACGGTTGAGGAAGACAAGAAATTAGTCAATTTCATCCTCACCCATGGCCAATGTTGCTGGCGTGCCGTGCCGAAGCTTGCAGGGCTCAGGCGCTGCGGCAAGAGTTGTCGTCTCCGTTGGACTAATTACCTGAGGCCGGACTTGAAGCGCGGCCTTCTTACAGAAGCTGAGGAACAACTTGTTATTGATCTTCACGCCCGTCTTGGCAATAG GTGGTCGAAAATTGCAGCAAGATTGCCAGGAAGAACCGACAACGAGATCAAGAATCATTGGAACACCCACATCAAGAAAAAGCTGATTAAGATGGGTATTGATCCACTTACGCATGAACCTCTCCTTAAAGAAGCCACCACCCCACAACACGATCTCGAAGTCAATCATGAGGATGAGTCACAAAAAGCAGTATGTAGTAGCCATGTCTCCTCCAGTGTCCCAACTGAAAATTCTTCGACGACCGACGAATCTCGGTCGTCGTCGGACCCCGGCGATGACGACCCATTAATGAGTTACATATGGTCGGAGACGATATTTCTTGACGATTCATTCTGGAATTCCCCGGCCACCAGTGGAAGCGGAAGCTGCTACAGTAATCTTGGATTGCCGTCACCTGAAGATAACTCCGAATGGTTGTTGGATTACAGGAAGGATTTTGGAGACGAGGACTTTGGGGTTGGTAGTTTCAGTGACATGGACATGATCATGAACTCTGTAGACATCGGTAGCACGCTCTGA